Proteins encoded together in one Candidatus Reconcilbacillus cellulovorans window:
- a CDS encoding septum site-determining protein MinC translates to MAAAGHRVTIKGVRDGLVFILNDSCDFTELVEELRLKLEKTHQTLLSGPPVAVHVRFGRRAVTDAEKEEVLSVIRRQGNLIVKSVDCLRTQEAERDRIVLLRGVVRSGQVVRREGSVLFVGDVNPGGMLVATGDIYVLGALRGTAHAGADGDEQAIIAASYMRPTQLRIAEVVSRPADEWGVEDAYMEFAYLRDGRMEIDKLIRLPRVRPGGPAPL, encoded by the coding sequence ATGGCGGCGGCCGGGCATCGCGTGACGATCAAGGGCGTTCGAGACGGGCTTGTCTTCATTCTGAACGATTCTTGTGATTTTACAGAGCTCGTCGAGGAACTGCGGCTGAAGTTGGAAAAAACGCATCAGACGCTGCTTTCCGGTCCACCGGTTGCCGTTCATGTCCGGTTCGGCCGGCGAGCAGTGACCGACGCTGAGAAGGAAGAAGTGCTGTCCGTCATCCGCCGGCAGGGCAATCTGATCGTCAAGTCGGTCGATTGCCTCCGCACGCAGGAGGCCGAACGCGACCGGATCGTCCTCTTGCGAGGGGTCGTGCGGTCCGGGCAAGTCGTCCGGCGGGAAGGCAGCGTGCTGTTCGTGGGCGATGTCAATCCCGGAGGCATGTTGGTCGCAACGGGCGACATCTATGTGTTGGGGGCGCTGCGCGGCACTGCACATGCGGGCGCCGACGGCGACGAGCAGGCGATCATCGCGGCGTCGTACATGCGGCCGACGCAGCTGAGAATCGCCGAAGTCGTCAGCCGGCCTGCGGACGAATGGGGTGTCGAAGACGCTTATATGGAATTCGCATATCTTCGCGACGGACGTATGGAGATCGATAAGCTGATTCGGTTGCCTCGCGTCCGGCCGGGCGGCCCGGCACCTTTATGA
- a CDS encoding septum site-determining protein MinD translates to MGEAIVVTSGKGGVGKTTTSANLGTALALFGKKVCLVDTDIGLRNLDVVMGLENRIVFDLVDVVEERCRPEQALVRDKRFDELYLLPAAQTRDKHAVTPDQVKRLVDGLKERFDYVIIDCPAGIEQGFRNAVAGADRAIVVTTPENAAVRDADRVIGLLEKEKIDPPKLIVNRVRPKLIKSGDMLDIDEVCQILAIDLLGVVPDDEAVIKAAQSGEPTVMNPNSKASVEFRNIARRILGDPVPLMPLEEKPTVWGKLRKFFGMG, encoded by the coding sequence ATGGGGGAAGCGATAGTCGTCACGTCCGGCAAGGGCGGAGTCGGCAAAACGACGACTTCCGCCAATTTGGGCACGGCGCTCGCGCTGTTCGGAAAAAAAGTGTGCCTGGTCGACACCGATATCGGGTTGCGCAACCTCGACGTCGTCATGGGGCTGGAAAACCGGATCGTGTTCGATCTCGTCGACGTCGTTGAGGAACGATGCCGGCCGGAACAGGCGCTTGTTCGCGACAAACGGTTCGACGAACTGTATTTGCTTCCCGCGGCGCAAACGAGGGACAAGCACGCCGTGACGCCGGACCAGGTGAAACGACTCGTTGACGGGCTAAAGGAACGTTTCGACTACGTCATCATCGATTGCCCCGCAGGCATTGAGCAAGGATTCCGCAACGCCGTTGCCGGCGCGGACCGAGCGATTGTCGTCACGACGCCGGAAAATGCAGCGGTTCGCGATGCCGACCGCGTGATAGGTCTTTTAGAAAAGGAAAAAATCGACCCTCCCAAACTGATCGTCAACCGCGTCCGACCGAAGTTGATCAAAAGCGGCGACATGCTGGATATTGACGAGGTTTGTCAGATTTTGGCGATCGATTTGCTCGGCGTCGTGCCCGACGACGAAGCGGTGATCAAGGCGGCCCAAAGCGGCGAACCGACGGTGATGAATCCGAATTCGAAGGCGTCGGTCGAATTCCGCAATATCGCCCGGCGCATTCTCGGCGATCCCGTTCCGCTCATGCCGCTTGAAGAAAAACCGACCGTATGGGGGAAACTTAGGAAATTTTTCGGAATGGGATGA